The DNA sequence GGACGAAGGTCCCGTAGCCGGCCCGGGCGCCGAGCAGCCCGACGTGGACGAGCGATCGCAGCGCCTCCCGCACGCTGTTGCGGCTCACGCCGAGCTCCTGCGTCAGCTCGGCCTCGGTCGGGATCAGCGACCCGACCGGGAACTCACCCTCCGCGATGCGGCGCCGGAGCTGATCGGTCACCTGCTCGGCAAGGGTGATATTCGGGGTGATGCGGCTCATCCCCCGAGCGTACCCGTCCAATCAGCCAAATGTCCAACAATTGTGATCGCCGAAGGGCACGTAAACGCCCTCAAATGCGGGTTTTAGGGGCGTTTACGTGCCCTTCGGCGGTGGTGGTGGGTCAGTGGGCGCGTGGGGTGAGGGCGTCCAGCGTCGCCACATCCTCCGCGCTCAGCTCGAAGTCCAGCTCGGCGTTCTCCGCGATCCGGTGCGGCGTCGTGGACTTCGGCAGCGGGAGGACGTCCTTCTGCAGCAGGTAGCGCAGGCTCACCTGCGCGCCGGTCTTGCCGTACTTCTCCGCGATCAGCGCGATGTCCTCGTCCCCGATCAGCCGCCCGGTCGCGAGCGGCGAGTAGCCCTCCACGAGGATGCCGCGCTCCTGGCAGAACGCCGTCGTCTCGGGCTGCGTGTGCCCGACGAACCAGCGGATCTGGTCGACGTGCGGCACCACGCTCGTCCCGCCGATCAGCGACTCCAGGTCGGCCACGACGAAGTTGCTCACCCCGATGGAGCGCGTCCGGCCGGCGTCGTACAGTTCCTCGAACACCTTCCACACCTCGATGTTCCCGGCGCGGTGATCGCTGCCCTGGTGGTTCCACGGCCACGGCGCGTGGATGAGGTAGAGGTCGATCGGCCCGAGGTCCAGGAGCTCGGACGACCGGTCGAAGGCGTGGCGCGCCCCCGCGGCATCCTTCACCTCGGCGGGGCACTTGGTCGTGATGAAGACGTCTTCGCGCGGGAGGCCGCTGTCGCGCACCGCCCGTCCCACGCTCGCCTCGTTGCCGTACGCGCGCGCCGTGTCGATGTGCCGGTAGCCGGTGTCGAGCGCCGTGCGCACGGAGTCGTAGGTGAGCGGGCCGTCCGGGATCTGCCAGGTGCCGAACCCGACCTTCGGGATCTCGACGCCGTTGGACAGGGCGAACGTGTCGGTGAGGACGGGCATGGGGGCTCCTTTCGGCGGGCGGATGCGGGTCATGGTAGCCCTCGTCATTGCCACCCGTGCAGGCCGCTCGGTAGCATCCGGCCATGTCCTCCGACGCGCGCGGGCCGAAGATCCACCGGACGCCGAACCTCGCCATCACCGTCCTGGTCGCCATCTACGTCGTCGCGCTGATCAGCGCGATCGTGCTCTACTTCGTCGGCTTCGCGGTGCGGCCGACCGATGCGGCCGGGGCCGCGGACGTGTTCGCCTGGGGCAACCGGCTCGGCGTGCTCGGGGTGTTCGGTGGGATGCTGCACCTCGCTGTGGGAGCCATCCGCCACATCGTGGAGGACAACGCGCGCCGATGACCGAGCGCGACATCGCGCAGGCCGGACCTCGCCGGCCGCGCCACCGGTACTGGCTGCCGGCCTCCGTGGCACTCGCGCTCGCCCTCGACGTGGCCGCCGCGGGGTTCGGCCGGTTCGCCTGGTGCGGGTTCGGCTGCCAGGACGCGCCGGGCGTCCTCCCCGTCGCGCTCGGGAGTGTGGGCGTCGTCGCGGTCGTCACATTGCTGGCCGTCGCGCTGCCGCCGTGGACGCCCGGATGGCGGCGGCCGGTCATCGCCGCGGCTGCGGGGCTGGCTGCTGCGGGGCTCGCCGCTGTGTGGGTGTTCCCGCTGGGTTGATCGGGGTCTACGTTCGCGTGTGAGCCCGCACGCCCCGCACACCGCCGCATCCCCCGGGAGGACACCATGAGCACCGAGCGCACCCCCTCTGCCGACCCCCTCTTCGCGGTGGTGGGAGCGACCGGACAACAGGGCGGCTCCGTGGTCGACGCGCTCCTGGAGCGCGGCGCCCGCGTCCGCGCTCTCGTGCGCGACCCCGACGCCCCGGCCGCTCAGCGCCTCGCTGAACGCGGCGTGGAACTGTCGCCCGGCGAGCTGGACGACGCGGCATCCCTCGACCGGTTCTTCGCCGGGGTGGACGGCGCATTCGCGATGACCACGCCGCGCGGCGGCATCGAGCACGAGACCGCCTCCGGGATCGCAGCCGCGGACGCCGCCGCGCGGGCCGGGGTGCCGCACTTCGTCTTCAGCTCGGTCGGCGGCGCGGAGCGGCACACGGGCATCCCGCACTTCGAGAGCAAGCGCCGCGTCGAGGAGCACCTGGACGCGCTCGGCCTGCACCGCACGATCATCCGGCCGGTGTTCTTCATGGACAACCTGGCCGCCCGGTCGGTCAGCGTCGAGGACGGAGCGGTCGTCGTCCGGATGGCGCTGCCACCGCACGTCCCGCTGGAGATGGTCGCCGTCCGCGACATCGGCCGGGTCGCCGCCGCGATCCTGCTGGGCGGGACCTCCGTGGAGGGATCGACCCTGGAGATCGCGGGCGACCGGCTGACCGGGGACGACATCGCGGAGGCCATCGGACTCCACGCCGGGCTTCCCGCGCGCTACGAGGCGCTGCCGCTGGAGGCGGTCGCGTCGTTCGGCGACATGGCGCAGATGTTCCGGTGGTTCGCGGAGACGCCCGCGTATCAGGCCGACTTCGCGACGACGCGGGAGCTGGACCCGGAGGTGCTGGACCTGAACGCGTGGCTGGCGCAGTCGGGGTGGATGCCGGGGGAGGCGAGCAGCCGGCGCCGCGGCTAGTGCGCCTCGCCCCGCCGCGGCGTAGGCTGTGCGCCGCACCATGACGTCGCTCCAGCGGGAGGCCGAATGTCAACGCACGCCACCCGGGCACTCGCCCTCGACTTCTCCTGGCAGCTGGCGGAGCTCAACCGGCCGGAGGACTACCTCGACGCGGCCGCGGAACTGCTCGGCCGGCTGATCCCGTCCGCCGGTGTCAGTCGCGGCCACCTCGACTCGGACGCCGGCGTGTACGAGCACCGCGGGTGGCCGCCCGACGCGTTCGTCATCGACGCGATGTCCGATCGGATGGTCGCCAGCTACGCCGACCATCCGATGATCGTGAGCTACTTCCCGGCCGTGGACCGCGACCGCGGCCGTCCGCGACGGACCTCCGACATCGTCTCCCTCAGCGACCTGCGCCGCACGGCCGCGTACGCGCAGATCCTCCGGCCGCTCGGCTGGCTCAACCAGCTGACGATCATGACCGAGCACAGCGGGCCGACGACGGGCACGCTCTGGGTGTTCGACCGTGGCGGGGCGGAGTTCACCGACGAGGAGGTCGACATCGCCCGGATGCTGCAACCGGTGATGACGATGTTCGAGGCGGCTCCCGCGGCGCGGCGCCTGGTGGGTGCGGGTCCCGTCGGGCTCACCCCGCGGGAGGCGCAGGTGCTGCGGTGCGTCGCCCGGGGCCTGACCGCTCGGGCGACCGGCTCGTATCTGCGGATCACGGAGGGCACCGTGCACAAGCACCTGGAGAACGCCTACCGCAAGCTCGGGGCGACCAATCGCGTCGTCGCGGTCGACAGTGCGCGGCGCGCGGGGATCATCTGAGCCGGATCCGCTAGCAGAACTGCGAATACCGCGCGCTCACCGCCGCCCGCACCCTGGGGGTGGAGGTGATCGTGATGCCATCGCAGACGGCAGGGGAGGACGCCGAGTGCGTCCTCATCGACTGGGCGCGCGTGCGGATCCCGGACGCGCGGCCGGAGCCGGCGAGCCGACCGGAGGGAGAGGAGCCCTGAGCGCCCGGCGGACGCGTCTCAGCGGTGCCGCGGCTTGCGAGGAGGTCGCTCGTCGCGCGCCGGCCGGTCGTCTCGGCTCGGCCGGTCGTCCCGGCCCCGCCGGTCATCCCTCCGCGGCCGCTCGTCGCGCCCGCGCCGTTCCTCCCACGCACCACGCTCACGCCGCGCCCCCGCGCCGCGGTCCGGCCGGATCTCGATCAGCTTGCCGCTGATCCGCGTCCCCTCCAGCCGGGACAGCGTGCCAGCCGGGAGGTCCGCCGGAAGCTCCACGAGGGAGAAGTCCGGCATGATGCGGATGTGGCCGAAGTCCTCGCGACTCAGGCCGCCCTCGTTGGCGAGGGCGCCGACGATCTGGCGGGGCTCCACCTTCTGGCGCTTGCCGACCTCGATCCGGTACGCGGCCATCGGCTTGTCGCTGCGCTCGCGCCGCGCGCCACGGCCGCCGCGGTCGTCACGCCCGTCACGTCCGCCGGCGCGGTCGTCCCGCCCGCCCGAGCGCCCGTCCCGCTCGACGCTCCGCGCGAGCGCATCGTCCGCGTCCAGCAGCAGCGGCTCGTCGCCCTGCGCCACGACCGCGAGCGCAGCCGCCACGTCGGCCTCCGGCACGTCGTGGTGCTCCACATAGTGCCCGATGATGTCGCGGAAGCGCGTGATCCGCTCGACCTGCGCCAGTGCCGTGCTGATCGCGTCGTCGAAGCGGGCCAGGCGGGTGACGTTGATGTCGTCCACGCTCGGCAGCTGCATCTGCGTCAGCGGCTGGCGGGTGGCCTTCTCGATGGCGGTCAGCAGGCGCCGCTCGCGCGGGGTGACGAAGCTGATCGCCGCGCCGCTGCGTCCGGCGCGGCCGGTCCGGCCGATGCGGTGCACGTACGACTCGGTGTCGACCGGGATGTCGAAGTTGACCACATGGCTGATCCGCTCGACGTCGAGGCCGCGTGCCGCGACGTCGGTGGCGACCAGGATGTCGAGCTTGCCCGACTTGAGCTGGTCGACCGTGCGCTCGCGCTGCGCCTGGGCGACATCCCCGTTGATCGCCGCCGCCGAGTAGCCGCGGGCGCGCAGCCGCTCGGCCAGTGTCTCGGTCTCGTTCTTGGTGCGGACGAAGATGATCATCCCCTCGAAGTTCTCCACCTCGAGGATGCGGGTGAGCGCGTCCACCTTCTGCGGATACGAGACGACCAGGTAGCGCTGGGTGATGTTGGGGGAGGTCGTGGTCTTGGTCTTGACCGTGACCTCTTCCGGGTCGTGCAGGTACTTCTTCGAGATGCGGCGGATCTGCGCGGGCATCGTCGCCGAGAACAGCGCGACCTGCTTGTCGTCCGGGGTGTCGGCGAGGATGGTCTCGACGTCCTCCGCGAAGCCCATCTTCAGCATCTCGTCGGCCTCGTCGAGCACGAGGTAACGGAGCTCGGAGAGGTCGAGCGTGCCCTTGTCGAGGTGGTCCATGATCCGGCCGGGGGTGCCGACGACGATGTGGACGCCGCGGCGCAGCGCCGACAGCTGCACGCCGTAGCCCTGCCCGCCATACACCGGCAGCAGGTGCACGCCGCGCATGTGGGCGGCGTAGCTCTCGAAGGCCTCCGCGACCTGGAGGGCGAGCTCGCGGGTGGGCGCGAGGACGAGCGCCTGCGGGATCTTCTGCGACAGGTCGAGCCGCGACAGGATCGGCAGCGCGAACGCCGCCGTCTTGCCCGTTCCGGTCTGGGCGAGCCCGACGACGTCCCGGCCCTCCAGCAGCAGCGGGATGGTCGCCGCCTGGATGGCCGACGGGGTCTCGTAGCCGAGGTCCTTCACGGCCTTCAGGACGTGGGCGTCGAGGCCCAGGTCGGAGAAGGTGAGGGAGGCCTCGGTGTCGGCGGCGGCGTTCTCCGCGCCGGTCTCGGGCGTCTCGGCGGTCGTGTCGGGCGTCTCGGCGGTGTCGTTCTCGGGCGTGCTCACCCTTGAACGGTAGTCGCCACCTCCAGCAACCGCACCTCCGCGCGCGGCGGGACGACGGCCGGGTGTGTCCCCGCCATGCGCTCCAGCACCCGGACGACCTGGCACGAGTAGCCGTATTCGTTGTCGTACCAGACGTAGAGGACGAGGTTGGTCCCGTCCGCGATGGTGGCCAGGCCGTCCACGATCCCGGCGCGGTGCGAGCCGACGAAGTCGCTGGAGACGACCTCCGGGGACTCCACGTAGTCGATCTGCTGGCGCAGCTTGGAGTGCAGCGACACCCGGCGCAGGTAGTCGTTGACCTGCTCCTTCGTCGCCGGCCGCTCCAGCGTCAGGTTCAGGATGGCGAGCGACACGTCCGGGGTGGGGACGCGGATGCTCGAGCCCGTGAGCTTGCCCGCGAGCGAGGGGAGGGCCTTTGCGACCGCCTTCGCCGCGCCGGTCTCGGTGATGACCATGTTGAGCACCGCCGAGCGCCCGCGCCGGTCGCCCTTGTGGAAGTTGTCGGTGAGGTTCTGGTCGTTCGTGAACGAGTGGACGGTCTCCACATGGCCGCGAACGATGCCGTACGCGTCCTCCAGCGCCTTGAGCACCGGGGTGATCGCGTTCGTGGTGCAGGAGGCCGCCGAGACGATGCGGTCGTCGTCGGTGATGGTGTCGTCGTTGATGCCGTGCACGATGTTCTTCAGCGGCGACTTGCCCGGCGCCGTCAGCAGCACCCGCGCGACGCCCGGGCTGGCCAGGTGCTGTGCGAGGCCGGTCTCGTCGCGCCAGCGGCCGGTGTTGTCGACCACGATCGCGTCGCGGATGCCGTAGGCGGCGTAGTCGACGCTCGTCGGGTCGTCGGAGTAGATGACCTGGATGCGCGTCCCGTTGGCGACCAGCACATCGTGCTCGGCGTCCACCGTGACGGAGCCGGGGAACGGCCCGTGCACCGAGTCGCGGGCGAGGAGGCTGGCGCGCTTGTCGAGGTCGTTGTCCGACCCGCGGCGGACGACGATCGCGCGCAGGCGCAGCCCGTTGCCGTTGCCCGCGTGGTTGATGAGGATGCGCGCGAGCAGCCGTCCGATGCGGCCGAAGCCGTAGAGCACAACGTCGGTGGGACCGGCCGCGTACGTGGAGTGCGCCGCCTCGATCTCGTCCCGCACCCGGGCCTCCACGTCGGCGTCGTCGAGACCGCGCACCGACATGGCGAGCCGTGCGACGTCGATGGAAGCGGGGGCCGGCGCGATCGCGAGCAGCGCGGTGAGCACCGCCGCCGTCTCCCGCAGCGTCAGCTCCTCGTGCCCGAGCTCGCGGGCGCGGTCGTGCACCGAGATGACCCCCGTCGCCGACAGGTTGATCAGGCGGTGGCCGTGGATGGAGGTGACGACGCCGTGGTCGCGGTAGAGGCGGCCGATGAGGGGGATGAGCTGCTCTGCCTGCACCTCCCGCTCGACCCACGCCGCGCGGTGGGACTCGAAGGCGTGCGGGTGGTCGGTGTTGAAGGTGGTCACGCTCGGTACTCAGGGCCCTTCCGCGTCGGATGGACGCGTCTGTTCGTCGGCTGCGGAGGTCGCCCGCACTGTGACGGTATCGGCCGAACGGCCGTTCTTCCGGGTCGCGGGCGCGGAAAGATCCCGCGATCTTTCGGATGCGGCAAGAAGTTCGCGGGTTCGGGGTGTGCCGGGCCGCAGGAACGCTAGAACTTATCGGGCGAGTCGATCGCCTCCCCGGCCAGCACCTCCGGCGGCGCGCTCGCGTCGCCTCCGACGGACGCGATGAATCCCTGGAGCTCGGGGTCGGCGAAGAACGTGCGGAACGCGTCCTGCGTCTCCCATTCGTCCATGATGACGACGAACCCGTCGCCGACGGCGAACCGGTGGTGTATCGCGCCCGCGGCCTTGGCCCGGTCTGCGATCTCCCGGTACTCGGCGGCGCGCGTGCTGAGGGAGTTCGTGAACGCGTCCGTGTCGCCGGTGAACTTGGTTGCGATGAGGACAGACATGAGTGGTACCTCCTGCGGCCTCCCCCCGGATCGGTGCCGATGGTAGCAGCGGGGTGTGGGGGCGGCAACGGAGACCGAGCGGTCCGCTGCGGCGCGCGGGCAGGGCGCTCTCAGACGCCGCCTCCGCCTCCACCGCCGCCTCCGCCGCCTGAGAACCCGCCGCCGCCGGTGCCGCCGGTCGACGAGCTGCTCGTCATGGTCGAGCTGGAGGAGATCCCGCTGACCAGCTGCGAGAGCACGACCGCGTTGAACGCGGTCTGACCCGAGTACCAGGTCGGCGTCTCGCCGGTCTGCTCGTAGAACCTCCCGAGCTCGGCCAGCCATTTCTTCTCGTCGCCGAAGAGCACCGCCCAGGGGAGGAGCCGCTCGTTGAGCCGCAGCATCTCGCGCGGGTCGCCCACCGCGACGGGCACGCGCTCGGCGCCTTGCGGCGACTGGAGGTAGCGGATGCGGTCGGCCTCGGCGAGGTGGACGTACATCCGCAGGCCGTCGACGTACTCGCGGAGCCCGGTGCCGGTGGCGGTCAGGGGAGAGCGCGACACGAGCGCCGCGGTCGCGACGAAGAGCAGGACGGAGCCGATGAGGAGGACGACCGGGATCGCGCCTCCGTAGACGCCGACGATGCACAGCACCGAGCCGACGACGGCGAGCACGGTCGCCGCGAGGGCGGTGAAGAACACCGCGCGCACCGGGCCGCGCGGGCCGGTGGTGCGGTAGCCGTCGTCCGTGGCGTTCTTGTGCACGCGCTTCATCAGCGACTGGATGGCCCGCGCGACGCGGGTGTTGGACGAGCCGAGCTCCAGCGTCGCGCCCGGGCTCAGCGACTCCCCGAACAGCGCGCGCAGGAACCGCAGCTCGTCATCCGTGGGGTGCGGATCGACCAGTGCCTGCCGGCCGCTCGCCTCCGTCGAGACGAACTCGAGCGTGTACTTCGAGCGCCCGAAGAACCCCGTCGACTCGACCACGCGGACCCGGCCGGAAACAGCGAGGTCGAGCGTCTGCGCGGCGACCGCCTTCTTGCTGAGGCCGGTGACGTCGGCGGTGAGCAGCAGCCCCTCCTTCGGCGGCACATACTCGGGGACGATTGTGCCGCGTCCCGGTGCGTCCCCGAGCAGGCGCAGCCGCACGACGACTCCGGCGATCAGGGCCGCGATGAGGAACACGAGACCGGCGACCGCCGCGTACCCCCAACCCGTGTCGAACAGCCCGTCGGCCCGCGCCGTGAACGTGCCCCGCGCGAACCCGATCGCGAAAGTGAGGTTCTCCTGCGGGCCGAGCTGATCGGCCGAGAACCGGAACCCGTCGCCCGTGCGCTCCACGGTCGCCTTCTGCGTGGACCCCTGCGCACCCCGGTACGCGGACGCCTCCCCCTGCAGCGCGCCGGACAGCCCGGCGCCGAGGTGGACGGTGGCGGTGACGCGATCGAACGGCTGCGCCCACGCGGTGCCGTTGGTGTCCCAGTAGAACTCGTCGTACCCGGTGTCGGGGAAGTACCGCGTGACGTTCGTCTGCCGGTAGGTGATGACGTACGTCTGGTCGCCGTGGACGAAGTGGTCCGCCGCGATCGTCAACGTGCGCACGCCGCTGTCGGACGCGCTGGTGTAGCTGCGCGGGACGCCGTTCTGGTCGGTGACCGAGACGACCTGGAGGCCGGTCGGATGCCCGTCGTAGTCCTCGACCAGCTGCCGCCGGATCCCGTGGTTCTGGTCGGTCTGCGGGAACCGGGCGACCAGCGTCTCCACGGTGGTGAGGGTGGAGTGCCCTGCGGCGTCGCGGCCGAGGCGGTAGTCGCCGTCGAAGCTGGCGAAGGTGAAGTCGTCGACGCCGGCGGGGGCGGCCGGCGCCACGGCGGAGGCCGGCGCGGGCCGGGCCGCCGCCGGCGCCGCGCTCGCGCCGAACGCGCCGACGAGGATCACGGCGGACAGCGCCGCGACGACGACGGAGATCAGCCTGCCGCCGCCACCGGCCGACCGTGAGACCCGAGCGCGCACCCTCACGTGGACGCCTCCAGGGACCAGCCGGCGGGCGCGTTCTCACTCATGAATGGAGGCTAACAGCGGCGCGCCCGCCCGGTCGGGTCAGTGGGTCGCCGGCGGCGGGTTGTCGGGCAGCCAGTCCGCGAAGCGGGTCTCGAAGATCGTCGCGTCGGGGCCGGGGAGGAGCATGTCGTCCGTGAGGCGCTCGCCGAAGTAGCGGGCGTCGGGGTCGGCCACGACGGTGCGCGGGTCGCCGCGGAACGCCAGGCCGGTGCGGACGAGATCGTCGAGTCCGAACTGCTCCGGTCCGGCGACCTCCCTGGTCGCGTTCAGCGGCTCGTGCGCGGTGACCTGCGCGACGGCCGTCGCGACGTCCTCGGCCGCCATCGGACGGATCTGCGCGTGCGACAGGTGGACCTCGTCCCCGACGGTCGCCGAGGCGGCGATGCTGGCGACGAATTCGAAGAACTGCGTGGCGTGGACGAGGGAGAACGGGATGCCGCTGCCGGCGATCAGCGTCTCCTGGGCGACCTTCGCCCGCATGTACCCGCTGTCCGTCATCCGGTCGCAGCCCACGACCGACAGCGCGACGTAGTGGCCGACGCCCGCCTTCTTCGCCGCGGCGATGATGTTGGTGGTCGCTGTGCGGAAGAACGCCATCACATCGTCGTCGGCGAACGACGGCGAGTTGGAGACGTCGAGCACGGTCGAGGCGCCGGCGAGCGCGTCGTCGAGCCCCTCGCCCGTGATGGTGTCGACTCCCGAGTTCGGCGAGGCTGCGACGGCGTCGTGGCCGTGCGCGATCAGTTTCCGGACGACTTTGGAGCCGATCAGCCCCGTGCCTCCGATGACGACGATTCTGGACATGGGGTCCTCTTCTCTCCGGCTGCTGCCTGCTCGATGTGAACGTACGCAAGCTGTGACCGGCATGGCACGCGATTCGTGACAGCTTCGGACCGCGTCGTGGCAGGGAGGTCACAAAACGTCCGGCCGATCGGTCTCAGTGGTGACGGAATGCGAACGAATGCGACGGAGGCGATCGAATGTCCGCGATCACGCACGGGGCCGGACGGCGGCCCGTCGAGCCCATTCTCGCCCGGCTCGGCTGGGCTGCCTGGGAGTGGCTGGCACGGCCGCTGCACTACCGGGCGGTGCACCGGCTGCACGTGGCAGCCGAGACCGGGGACCGGGAGCGGCTGCGCGCCATGCTGGCGCCGACCGTCTCGGTGGTCGTCGACTCCGGGCGCGGCGATGCGTCGGGCGTCCGGGTGGTCCAGGGGATCGAGGACGCGAGCGTGTTGCTCGAGCATGGCTTCGCACGCCCGGAGGGCGTCTCGGTCGACGAGCGGTCGGTCAACGGCCAGGCGGGCCTGATCGTCAGCCGCGCGGGCGCCTCGATCGCATCGGTCGCCGTGGACTTCACCGGGCGCCGGATCTCGATGGTCTGGGTGCGACTCGATCCGGTGCACCGCCGGCACTGGAACAGCGTCTACGCGTGAGCGGCGGCGAACGGTCACAGTTCCCCTGTCTCGTCGGTCATAGCTCGTGACGGCGCGACCGCGCCGAGCCATCGAAAGGACAGACATGAAGATCGTCGTCATCGGCGGGACCGGCCTGATCGGCCGCCCGCTCGTCGAACAGCTCCGCCAGGCCGGACACGACGTGGTCCCCGCCTCCCCGTCGACCGGGGTCGACACCGTGACCGGAGCCGGGGTGGACGCAGCGCTCGCCGGCGCGGACGTCGTGGTCGACGTGCCCAACTCCCCGTCGTTCGAGGATGGACCCGTCATGGAGTTCTTCCAGCGCAGCACCGAGACGCTGGTCGACGCGGAGAAGCGGGCCGGGGTCGGCCACCACGTCGTGCTGTCGATCGTCGGCGCCGACCGCATGCCGGACATCGGGTACATGCGGGCCAAGGTCGCTCAGGAGGACATCGTCACGGGCAGCGGCGTCCCGTACACGATCGTTCGGGCGACCCAGTTCTTCGAGTTCATCCCCGCGCTCGCGGAGGGAGGCGCGGCCGACGGCGCCATCACGCTGTCGCCGGTGCTCATGCAGCCGATCGCGGCCGCCGACGTCTCGCAGGCGCTGGCCGGCGTCGCGGTGGCCGAGCCCGCCGACGCGATCGTCGAGTTCGCCGGTCCCGAGCCGATCCGCCTCGCCGACGCGGCGACGGCCATCCTGCGCAGCCGGGGCGACACCCGGCCGATCGTCGCGGACGAGTCCGCCGGCTACTTCGGCGGCGCCGTGACCGACGAGTCCCTCGTTCCCGGGCACGACCCGAAGGCGGCCGCTCAGTTGCGCGGTGAGACCTCCCTCGACGAGTGGATCCGTCGCTAGCATCGAAGCCATGCCGCAACCCGATGCCTCGGACCGCCCCAGCGGCGACGACGACCTCGCCTCCGCAGTCGCGACGTTCGCGGAGGTCCGTCCCCGGCTGTTCGGCATCGCCTACCGGATGCTCGGCACCGTCGCAGACGCCGAGGACATCGTGCAGGACACCTGGTTGCGCTGGCAGGCGTACGACCGTTCGACCGTGCGTGAGCCGGCGGCGTTCCTGGCCACCGCCACGACGCGGCTCGCGATGAACGCGGCGACATCGGCGCACGCGACCCGCGAGACCTATATCGGGCCCTGGCTTCCGGAGCCCGTCGACACCTCCCAGGATCCGACTCTGGGCGCCGAGCGCGGCGAGGCCCTGGGCTTCGCCGTGCTCGTGCTGCTCGAGAAGCTGTCGGCCGCCGAGCGCGCCGCGTACGTCCTCCGCGAGGCGTTCGACTACCCGTACGCCGAGATCGCCCGCATCGTGGAGACCTCGGAGCCCGCCGCCCGCCAGCTGGTCAGCCGGGCCCGCAAGCACCTCGCGGCCGAGCGCGCGTCGCGGGTCGTCGCCGACGAGGAGCGCACCCGCCTTCTGACGGCGTTCATGACAGCCGCGGAGCAGGGCGATATGGCGGCGCTGGAGAAGCTGTTCGCCGACGACGTCGTCTCGCTCTCCGACGGCGGCGGCGTCGTCCGCGCGACGCGCATCCCCGTCGTCGGCGCTGTCACGGTCGCCAAGTACATCCACGCGTTCGCTTCGCGGTTCTGGGAGGGCTCGGCCCTGCACCTGGCCGAGCTGAACGGCGAGCCGGCGATCGTGGCCACCCGCGACGGCGACGTCTTCGCCTACGTCACGGCCGACTTCGACGGCGCCGGCATCCATCGTCTGTACTGGGTGCTCAACCCCTACAAGCTGGGGCACGTCTCCGCCGCCTGATGTCACAGAAGGGCCTCCTGTCCGGTCATAGCTGGTGAGGACAGGAGGTTCGTCATGCGTCGGATCCTCATCGAGGGCGGCGGACACGGTCGCCGGCCGCAGCGCTCGCTCACCGAGTCGGTCGCCCGCGCCGCGCGCGAGTCGGGAGCCGGGCGTCGGCTCGCTGCCGCTCGTGCCAGGCTCGCGGACCGGCGCGTGTCGCTGCACTGGTCCAACCTGTTCGGCGTCGTCGCCCTCGCGTGTGTCGTCGTGCTGTTCGTCACCGGCCTCCTGTTGATGTTCTGGTACGCGCCGTCGAGTCAGCGGGCCGTCTACGAGGGCTCGTACGCGCCGCTCGTCGGTCAGGAGGCCTCCGCCGCCTACGTCTCGATCCTGCACACCTCGTTCGACATCGGCGGCGGCCTGCTCGTGCGGCAGGCGCATCACTGGGCCGCCCTCCTGCTGCCCGCTGCGATCATCCTGCAGCTCGCCGTCACCTTCTTCACCGCAGCCTTCCGCCGCCGTCGCGGGTCGTGGCTGGTGCTCTTCGGGCTGCTGATCGTCGCGCTGGCGGGAGGCTGGAGCGGCTACGCCCTGCCGGATGACATGCTCTCCGGCACCGGCCTGCGGATCTTCCAGGGCATCCTCCTCGGGATCCCCGTCGCGGGGACCTGGCTGTCGTGGCTGTTCTTCGGCGGCGGGTTCCCCGGGCGGATCATCGAGAACCTCTACCCCGTCCACATCGCCGTCGTCCCCGCCCT is a window from the Leifsonia shinshuensis genome containing:
- a CDS encoding SDR family oxidoreductase produces the protein MKIVVIGGTGLIGRPLVEQLRQAGHDVVPASPSTGVDTVTGAGVDAALAGADVVVDVPNSPSFEDGPVMEFFQRSTETLVDAEKRAGVGHHVVLSIVGADRMPDIGYMRAKVAQEDIVTGSGVPYTIVRATQFFEFIPALAEGGAADGAITLSPVLMQPIAAADVSQALAGVAVAEPADAIVEFAGPEPIRLADAATAILRSRGDTRPIVADESAGYFGGAVTDESLVPGHDPKAAAQLRGETSLDEWIRR
- a CDS encoding SDR family oxidoreductase — translated: MSRIVVIGGTGLIGSKVVRKLIAHGHDAVAASPNSGVDTITGEGLDDALAGASTVLDVSNSPSFADDDVMAFFRTATTNIIAAAKKAGVGHYVALSVVGCDRMTDSGYMRAKVAQETLIAGSGIPFSLVHATQFFEFVASIAASATVGDEVHLSHAQIRPMAAEDVATAVAQVTAHEPLNATREVAGPEQFGLDDLVRTGLAFRGDPRTVVADPDARYFGERLTDDMLLPGPDATIFETRFADWLPDNPPPATH
- a CDS encoding RNA polymerase sigma-70 factor; amino-acid sequence: MPQPDASDRPSGDDDLASAVATFAEVRPRLFGIAYRMLGTVADAEDIVQDTWLRWQAYDRSTVREPAAFLATATTRLAMNAATSAHATRETYIGPWLPEPVDTSQDPTLGAERGEALGFAVLVLLEKLSAAERAAYVLREAFDYPYAEIARIVETSEPAARQLVSRARKHLAAERASRVVADEERTRLLTAFMTAAEQGDMAALEKLFADDVVSLSDGGGVVRATRIPVVGAVTVAKYIHAFASRFWEGSALHLAELNGEPAIVATRDGDVFAYVTADFDGAGIHRLYWVLNPYKLGHVSAA
- a CDS encoding DUF2207 domain-containing protein, which codes for MRVRARVSRSAGGGGRLISVVVAALSAVILVGAFGASAAPAAARPAPASAVAPAAPAGVDDFTFASFDGDYRLGRDAAGHSTLTTVETLVARFPQTDQNHGIRRQLVEDYDGHPTGLQVVSVTDQNGVPRSYTSASDSGVRTLTIAADHFVHGDQTYVITYRQTNVTRYFPDTGYDEFYWDTNGTAWAQPFDRVTATVHLGAGLSGALQGEASAYRGAQGSTQKATVERTGDGFRFSADQLGPQENLTFAIGFARGTFTARADGLFDTGWGYAAVAGLVFLIAALIAGVVVRLRLLGDAPGRGTIVPEYVPPKEGLLLTADVTGLSKKAVAAQTLDLAVSGRVRVVESTGFFGRSKYTLEFVSTEASGRQALVDPHPTDDELRFLRALFGESLSPGATLELGSSNTRVARAIQSLMKRVHKNATDDGYRTTGPRGPVRAVFFTALAATVLAVVGSVLCIVGVYGGAIPVVLLIGSVLLFVATAALVSRSPLTATGTGLREYVDGLRMYVHLAEADRIRYLQSPQGAERVPVAVGDPREMLRLNERLLPWAVLFGDEKKWLAELGRFYEQTGETPTWYSGQTAFNAVVLSQLVSGISSSSTMTSSSSTGGTGGGGFSGGGGGGGGGGGV